Proteins encoded within one genomic window of Dehalococcoidales bacterium:
- a CDS encoding helix-turn-helix domain-containing protein: protein MSVTLAQLIRAARTRLGETTQGDLGRMAGTSLENVTAIENGRNLQPSPEVIAGLSKALDLLVEDIYAAITGTLEDYPWVKPRELDLK, encoded by the coding sequence ATGTCAGTAACCCTGGCCCAACTGATTCGAGCTGCCAGAACACGCCTCGGCGAGACTACCCAGGGAGACCTCGGTAGAATGGCCGGTACCAGCCTCGAGAATGTGACCGCCATCGAGAATGGCCGTAACCTCCAACCCAGCCCCGAGGTTATCGCCGGGCTCTCCAAAGCCCTTGATCTGCTGGTAGAAGATATCTACGCCGCCATTACTGGTACCCTGGAAGACTACCCCTGGGTAAAACCGAGGGAGCTCGACCTTAAAG